The following proteins are co-located in the Candidatus Nitrosotenuis cloacae genome:
- a CDS encoding class I SAM-dependent methyltransferase, translating to MGNEDKLTYWNSLYSAKDFFGTGPTKLAKHAESIFYKKNLNILEIGCGQGRDAIFFSTLGHNVHAFDISVNAIDYVKDLKKSLKLENLNVFVHDVEKPLPFPEETFDFIYSNLALQFFDMARLSKIFDNISAVVKKQSLFLLSTKKSGDKYHNFGNKIDENAFEHKGITRYFFNEVELKNLLTKNFEIITFDEDRHINLDSTTSVWWKILTRKI from the coding sequence ATGGGTAACGAAGACAAACTTACATATTGGAATTCTCTCTATTCCGCTAAAGATTTTTTCGGTACAGGACCAACAAAATTAGCAAAACATGCTGAATCTATCTTCTACAAAAAAAATCTGAATATCTTAGAGATAGGTTGTGGACAAGGTAGGGATGCAATATTTTTTTCCACTCTGGGACACAATGTTCATGCTTTTGACATATCTGTTAACGCTATAGACTATGTTAAGGATTTAAAAAAATCTCTGAAATTAGAAAATCTTAATGTATTTGTACATGATGTTGAAAAACCATTACCGTTTCCAGAAGAAACATTTGATTTCATTTATTCCAATCTTGCATTACAGTTTTTTGATATGGCAAGACTCTCTAAAATATTTGACAATATTTCGGCGGTTGTAAAAAAACAATCATTGTTTCTACTTTCAACCAAAAAATCAGGCGATAAATATCATAATTTTGGAAATAAAATCGACGAAAATGCTTTTGAGCATAAAGGAATAACTCGTTATTTTTTCAATGAAGTTGAATTGAAAAACTTACTGACAAAAAATTTTGAGATCATAACTTTCGACGAAGATCGACACATAAACTTAGATTCAACAACAAGTGTTTGGTGGAAAATTCTTACACGTAAGATTTAA